A window of Exiguobacterium sp. FSL W8-0210 contains these coding sequences:
- a CDS encoding YdhK family protein: MKLKKKIFMTTMAASLSLALAACGSNGDDSKSTGSMDKNMDGMDHSTMDISGSKEVPKGLQEAKNPKFKVGDMAMIKEAHMEGMKGAEAKIVGAYDTTAYSISYDPTNGGKRVTNHKWIIQEEIVDAKSSPYEVGDEVKVDADHMKGMKDATATIDSAKQTTVYMIDFESTTGEEVKNHKWVTEDELSAE, translated from the coding sequence ATGAAATTAAAGAAAAAGATTTTTATGACAACTATGGCTGCTTCGCTTTCTTTAGCACTCGCTGCGTGCGGAAGCAATGGTGATGATTCTAAATCAACAGGAAGCATGGATAAAAATATGGACGGTATGGATCATTCGACGATGGACATATCTGGATCGAAAGAGGTTCCGAAAGGGCTCCAAGAGGCTAAAAACCCTAAATTTAAAGTTGGCGACATGGCGATGATCAAAGAAGCACATATGGAAGGCATGAAAGGGGCCGAGGCTAAAATTGTAGGAGCTTATGATACTACTGCTTATAGCATTTCTTATGACCCTACAAATGGCGGGAAACGCGTCACGAATCATAAATGGATTATTCAAGAAGAGATTGTAGATGCCAAGTCATCTCCTTATGAAGTAGGCGATGAAGTAAAAGTAGACGCGGATCATATGAAAGGAATGAAGGATGCTACGGCCACTATCGACTCAGCTAAGCAAACAACAGTGTATATGATTGATTTCGAATCGACTACAGGTGAAGAAGTGAAAAATCATAAATGGGTGACTGAAGACGAACTATCTGCAGAATAA